One Cellulomonas sp. NS3 genomic region harbors:
- the pheA gene encoding prephenate dehydratase, with the protein MAALRYAYLGPAGTFTEAALRQVVSPDEAQYLPQADVVSAIEAVRTGAADRAVVAIESTAEGGVTATLDALAVGTPLVLLREVLVPVGFTLAAGPGVTLDQVHRLSAHPHAWALCRRWLAENLPDVVHVPATSNTAPASLVAEQVATGRPVSGPDGPGFDAALVPPPAVQHYGLQTLAADVADHDNAVTRFVVIGRPGEVPPPTGADKTTIVVHLPSNEAGALLTMLEQLAVRGVNLSRIESRPIGDELGRYSFSMDAEGHIAEERMGEALMGLHRVCPHVRYLGSYPRADGVPADVHTGTADADFRDARGWLATLRRGEVV; encoded by the coding sequence ATGGCCGCCCTGCGCTACGCCTATCTCGGCCCTGCCGGGACGTTCACCGAGGCCGCGCTGCGTCAGGTCGTGAGCCCCGACGAGGCGCAGTACCTCCCGCAGGCGGACGTGGTGTCGGCGATCGAGGCGGTGCGGACGGGGGCCGCGGACCGCGCGGTCGTCGCGATCGAGAGCACCGCCGAGGGCGGCGTGACGGCGACGCTCGACGCGCTCGCGGTCGGCACGCCGCTCGTGCTGCTGCGCGAGGTGCTCGTCCCCGTCGGGTTCACGCTCGCCGCCGGGCCGGGCGTCACGCTCGACCAGGTGCACCGGCTGAGCGCGCACCCGCACGCGTGGGCGCTGTGCCGGCGCTGGCTCGCGGAGAACCTCCCCGACGTGGTGCACGTGCCCGCGACGTCGAACACCGCCCCGGCGTCGCTCGTCGCCGAGCAGGTCGCGACCGGGCGTCCCGTCAGCGGCCCGGACGGCCCCGGGTTCGACGCCGCGCTCGTCCCGCCGCCCGCGGTCCAGCACTACGGCCTGCAGACGCTCGCCGCGGACGTCGCCGACCACGACAACGCCGTGACGCGCTTCGTCGTGATCGGCCGCCCGGGCGAGGTCCCGCCGCCGACGGGCGCCGACAAGACGACCATCGTCGTGCACCTGCCGAGCAACGAGGCCGGTGCGCTGCTCACGATGCTCGAGCAGCTCGCGGTGCGCGGCGTGAACCTCTCGCGCATCGAGTCCCGCCCGATCGGCGACGAGCTCGGCCGCTACTCGTTCTCGATGGACGCCGAGGGGCACATCGCGGAGGAGCGCATGGGCGAGGCGCTCATGGGGCTGCACCGGGTGTGCCCGCACGTGCGGTACCTCGGCTCGTACCCCCGCGCCGACGGTGTCCCGGCGGACGTCCACACCGGCACCGCCGACGCGGACTTCCGCGACGCGCGCGGCTGGCTCGCGACGCTCCGGCGCGGCGAGGTCGTCTGA
- a CDS encoding glycosyltransferase family 2 protein: protein MVIPAKDEARRIAATVRSARAIPHVDLVLVVDDGSEDNTQHVAREAGAVVVRHSHNRGKAAAMETGAAVVAMRDAPDRPPRLLLFIDGDLGDTAVNTAPLVPPVLERSADFSIALLPPQPGAGGRGIVVGAARRAIAAMTGWTPTQPLSGMRCLTREAFEAATPLARGWGVETGMTIDLLRQGFVAVEVPCDLRHRPSGTDLKGQLHRAAQYRDVQLAVNARRVRRAAGAVRSTVNPGPRPPRTHR from the coding sequence GTGGTCATCCCCGCCAAGGACGAGGCCCGCCGCATCGCCGCGACCGTCCGCTCGGCGCGCGCGATCCCGCACGTCGACCTCGTGCTCGTCGTCGACGACGGCTCCGAGGACAACACCCAGCACGTCGCGCGCGAGGCCGGCGCGGTCGTCGTGCGCCACTCGCACAACCGGGGCAAGGCCGCCGCGATGGAGACCGGGGCCGCCGTCGTCGCGATGCGCGACGCCCCGGACCGCCCGCCGCGCCTCCTGCTCTTCATCGACGGCGACCTCGGGGACACCGCGGTCAACACGGCGCCGCTCGTGCCGCCGGTGCTCGAGCGCTCGGCCGACTTCTCGATCGCTCTCCTGCCGCCCCAGCCGGGTGCGGGCGGGCGCGGCATCGTCGTCGGTGCCGCGCGCCGGGCGATCGCGGCCATGACGGGCTGGACGCCGACGCAGCCCCTGTCCGGGATGCGCTGCCTCACGCGCGAGGCGTTCGAGGCCGCGACGCCCCTCGCGCGCGGGTGGGGCGTCGAGACGGGCATGACGATCGACCTGCTGCGGCAGGGCTTCGTCGCGGTCGAGGTCCCGTGCGACCTGCGGCACCGCCCGTCGGGCACCGACCTCAAGGGCCAGCTCCACCGGGCCGCGCAGTACCGCGACGTCCAGCTCGCCGTGAACGCGCGCCGCGTGCGCCGGGCCGCGGGCGCGGTTCGCTCGACCGTCAACCCCGGGCCGCGGCCCCCTCGGACGCACCGCTGA
- a CDS encoding MFS transporter, giving the protein MLRPYRDILSRPGALAFSASGLLARLPMSMAGIGIVLLVEALYDSYALAGRVSAVYVLTQALCSPRLARLVDGHGQARVMRPAIAVASIGLVGLTVAAALHAPTPWLYATAIVAGATIGSFGAFVRARWNHLVRSPRELHSAYSLESAADELVFIVGPVLATTLAAGVTPTAALVVAVAGMLVGGYWFLGLRATEPPPNPPVVGAPRTRSVLRSGGMVVLAIVFVGMGTVFGATDVATVAFAEENGRPDLAGVVLAVFAAGSLISGLLYGARHWVMPLWKRFALGMVALGIGASLFVLVTSMTVLAVVMFVAGFAIAPTIINGNGLVQHFVARERITEGLTIVGTTLGVGVSAGASLAGLAIDASGSHGGFLVVVAGAGLMVVATAVSLRTLRAGTADLGTDVDAALTREDATG; this is encoded by the coding sequence GTGCTCCGCCCCTACCGTGACATCCTGTCGCGGCCGGGCGCTCTGGCGTTCTCCGCGTCGGGTCTGCTCGCACGCCTCCCCATGTCGATGGCCGGGATCGGCATCGTCCTGCTGGTCGAGGCGCTGTACGACTCGTACGCGCTCGCCGGTCGCGTCTCGGCCGTCTACGTCCTGACCCAGGCCCTCTGCTCCCCGCGTCTCGCGCGGCTCGTCGACGGCCACGGCCAGGCCCGCGTCATGCGCCCGGCGATCGCCGTCGCGTCGATCGGGCTGGTCGGCCTGACCGTGGCCGCCGCCCTGCACGCCCCGACGCCCTGGCTGTACGCGACGGCGATCGTCGCGGGGGCCACGATCGGCTCGTTCGGCGCGTTCGTCCGCGCGCGCTGGAACCACCTCGTCCGGTCGCCGCGCGAGCTGCACTCGGCGTACTCGCTCGAGTCCGCGGCCGACGAGCTCGTCTTCATCGTCGGGCCCGTGCTCGCCACGACCCTCGCGGCCGGCGTCACGCCCACCGCGGCGCTCGTCGTCGCGGTCGCCGGGATGCTCGTCGGCGGCTACTGGTTCCTCGGGCTGCGCGCGACCGAGCCGCCGCCCAACCCGCCCGTCGTCGGCGCGCCGCGCACGCGCTCGGTGCTGCGCTCGGGCGGCATGGTCGTGCTCGCGATCGTGTTCGTCGGCATGGGCACCGTCTTCGGGGCGACCGACGTCGCGACCGTCGCGTTCGCCGAGGAGAACGGCCGCCCCGACCTCGCGGGCGTCGTGCTCGCGGTGTTCGCCGCCGGCTCCCTGATCTCGGGGCTGCTCTACGGCGCGCGGCACTGGGTCATGCCGCTGTGGAAGCGGTTCGCGCTCGGCATGGTCGCGCTCGGCATCGGGGCGTCGCTGTTCGTGCTCGTCACCTCGATGACGGTGCTCGCCGTCGTCATGTTCGTCGCGGGCTTCGCGATCGCGCCGACGATCATCAACGGCAACGGGCTCGTGCAGCACTTCGTCGCGCGGGAGCGGATCACGGAGGGTCTGACGATCGTCGGGACGACGCTCGGGGTGGGCGTGTCCGCCGGGGCGTCGCTCGCCGGGCTCGCCATCGACGCGAGCGGGTCGCACGGCGGGTTCCTCGTGGTCGTCGCCGGCGCGGGGCTGATGGTCGTCGCGACCGCCGTCTCGCTGCGCACGCTGCGCGCCGGCACCGCGGACCTCGGCACCGACGTGGACGCCGCGCTCACGCGCGAGGACGCCACGGGCTGA
- a CDS encoding DUF5926 family protein has protein sequence MASASVPFVLRPFEGLPGEPDWVALKEVVPAATATARTTAEHGSREVLVTTVLPMGWPALHRADGVILLALQTTSGSGDASRDLAAHLLAAIEVEPGTAVQPGGLPGPGPRLQDVLDLGVPFEVTVQPSFSYWLAPDTEMTTDLQGAIEEADAGIVETVRLTSVDSAYWARLGSREFLRWAQPHDEQQVLDALARLHARRESGFDDAKFVGYFRSSGLVVPVWELARGTEAEELEKPVAEFAPRFEAALADTAPLDANARRARAGLVARQVTLR, from the coding sequence ATGGCCTCTGCATCTGTCCCGTTCGTGCTGCGCCCGTTCGAGGGGCTCCCCGGTGAGCCCGACTGGGTCGCGCTGAAGGAGGTCGTCCCCGCGGCGACCGCGACCGCCCGCACGACCGCCGAGCACGGCTCGCGCGAGGTGCTCGTCACGACCGTCCTGCCGATGGGCTGGCCCGCGCTGCACCGCGCCGACGGCGTCATCCTGCTCGCGCTGCAGACGACGAGCGGCTCGGGCGACGCGAGCCGCGACCTCGCCGCGCACCTGCTCGCCGCGATCGAGGTCGAGCCCGGCACCGCGGTCCAGCCCGGCGGGCTGCCCGGCCCCGGCCCGCGCCTGCAGGACGTGCTCGACCTGGGCGTCCCGTTCGAGGTCACCGTCCAGCCGAGCTTCTCCTACTGGCTCGCGCCGGACACCGAGATGACGACCGACCTCCAGGGCGCGATCGAGGAGGCCGACGCCGGGATCGTCGAGACGGTCCGGCTCACGTCGGTCGACTCGGCGTACTGGGCGCGCCTCGGCTCGCGCGAGTTCCTGCGCTGGGCCCAGCCGCACGACGAGCAGCAGGTCCTCGACGCGCTCGCCCGCCTGCACGCGCGCCGCGAGTCCGGGTTCGACGACGCGAAGTTCGTCGGCTACTTCCGCTCGAGCGGGCTCGTCGTGCCCGTCTGGGAGCTCGCGCGCGGCACGGAGGCCGAGGAGCTCGAGAAGCCCGTCGCCGAGTTCGCGCCCCGCTTCGAGGCCGCGCTCGCGGACACCGCGCCGCTCGACGCGAACGCGCGCCGCGCCCGCGCCGGGCTCGTCGCCCGCCAGGTCACGCTGCGCTGA
- the pgm gene encoding phosphoglucomutase (alpha-D-glucose-1,6-bisphosphate-dependent), producing the protein MDPRAGTPAQTSDLVDVDALLTAYYDRVPDLDDPAQQVVFGTSGHRGSSLDGAFNEAHIVATTAAIVEYRRSQGTDGPLFIGRDTHALSRPALESAVEVLAAAGVQVYVDARDSYTPTPAVSHAILLHNGATSTEGVRTGNGGSSQGTGLADGIVVTPSHNPPRDGGFKYNPPHGGPADSDATGWIAARANEILRTGVGQVARTPLERALKADTTHTHDFMAAYVDDLANVLDLDAIRSAGVRIGADPLGGAAVEYWGAIGERYGLDLTVVNPRVDPQWAFMTLDWDAKIRMDCSSPYAMASLVNRMTAADAGTAPFDVATGNDADADRHGIVTPDAGLMNPNHYLAVAIRYLYSGARPGWNPDAAIGKTLVSSSLIDRVAASLGRRLLEVPVGFKWFVPGLLDGSVGFGGEESAGASFLRHDGRVWTTDKDGLILALLASEIIATTGKSPSQHHAELVGEFGESWYARVDAPATLEQKATLGRLSPEQVTATSLAGEDITARLTAAPGNGASIGGLKVTTENAWFAARPSGTENVYKIYAESFRSPEHLAEVQVAAKDVVSDALG; encoded by the coding sequence ATGGATCCCCGCGCAGGAACCCCGGCCCAGACCTCCGACCTCGTCGACGTCGACGCGCTGCTGACCGCGTACTACGACCGCGTGCCCGACCTCGACGACCCCGCGCAGCAGGTGGTGTTCGGCACGAGCGGGCACCGCGGGTCGAGCCTCGACGGCGCGTTCAACGAGGCGCACATCGTCGCGACGACCGCGGCCATCGTCGAGTACCGCCGCTCGCAGGGCACCGACGGCCCGCTGTTCATCGGCCGCGACACGCACGCGCTGTCCCGCCCGGCCCTGGAGAGCGCCGTCGAGGTGCTCGCCGCCGCGGGCGTCCAGGTCTACGTCGACGCGCGCGACTCCTACACGCCGACCCCGGCGGTCTCGCACGCGATCCTGCTGCACAACGGCGCGACGAGCACGGAGGGTGTCCGGACCGGCAACGGCGGGAGCTCGCAGGGCACGGGGCTCGCGGACGGGATCGTCGTGACCCCGTCGCACAACCCGCCGCGCGACGGGGGCTTCAAGTACAACCCCCCGCACGGCGGTCCCGCCGACTCGGACGCGACCGGCTGGATCGCGGCGCGCGCCAACGAGATCCTGCGCACCGGCGTCGGCCAGGTCGCGCGCACGCCCCTCGAGCGGGCGCTCAAGGCCGACACGACGCACACGCACGACTTCATGGCCGCGTACGTCGACGACCTCGCGAACGTCCTCGACCTCGACGCGATCCGCTCGGCCGGCGTGCGGATCGGCGCGGACCCGCTCGGTGGCGCGGCCGTCGAGTACTGGGGCGCGATCGGCGAGCGGTACGGGCTCGACCTCACGGTCGTGAACCCGCGCGTCGACCCGCAGTGGGCGTTCATGACGCTCGACTGGGACGCCAAGATCCGGATGGACTGCTCGTCGCCGTACGCGATGGCGTCGCTGGTCAACCGGATGACCGCCGCGGACGCCGGCACCGCGCCGTTCGACGTGGCGACCGGGAACGACGCGGACGCGGACCGCCACGGCATCGTGACGCCGGACGCCGGGCTGATGAACCCGAACCACTACCTCGCGGTGGCGATCCGCTACCTGTACTCGGGTGCGCGCCCGGGCTGGAACCCCGACGCGGCGATCGGCAAGACGCTCGTCTCGTCGTCGCTGATCGACCGGGTCGCCGCGTCGCTCGGCCGCCGCCTGCTCGAGGTCCCGGTGGGCTTCAAGTGGTTCGTGCCCGGTCTGCTCGACGGGTCGGTCGGGTTCGGCGGCGAGGAGTCCGCGGGGGCGTCGTTCCTGCGCCACGACGGCCGGGTGTGGACCACGGACAAGGACGGGCTGATCCTCGCTCTGCTCGCCTCCGAGATCATCGCCACGACCGGGAAGTCCCCGTCGCAGCACCACGCCGAGCTCGTCGGGGAGTTCGGGGAGTCCTGGTACGCGCGGGTCGACGCGCCCGCGACGCTCGAGCAGAAGGCCACGCTCGGCAGGCTGTCGCCCGAGCAGGTCACCGCGACGTCGCTCGCGGGCGAGGACATCACCGCGCGGCTCACCGCGGCGCCCGGCAACGGCGCGTCGATCGGCGGGCTCAAGGTGACGACCGAGAACGCGTGGTTCGCCGCGCGCCCGTCGGGCACCGAGAACGTCTACAAGATCTACGCCGAGTCGTTCCGCAGCCCCGAGCACCTCGCCGAGGTGCAGGTCGCGGCGAAGGACGTCGTGTCGGACGCGCTGGGCTGA
- a CDS encoding HPF/RaiA family ribosome-associated protein codes for MDIQWRSKHGETVEDRAQDRVEESLEQSLARFGDRVMTVEVHVADEASGSSDGNDHRCTLDAQVTGHKNLSVTNHGSSAEEACMGAVQKLVHLLTSRLGKEADRRHGSESIRHLPVEEGLV; via the coding sequence ATGGACATCCAGTGGCGGAGCAAGCACGGCGAAACCGTGGAGGACAGGGCGCAGGACCGGGTCGAGGAGTCGCTCGAGCAGTCGCTCGCGCGCTTCGGCGACCGGGTCATGACGGTCGAGGTGCACGTGGCGGACGAGGCGTCGGGCAGCTCCGACGGCAACGACCACCGGTGCACGCTCGACGCGCAGGTCACCGGGCACAAGAACCTGTCCGTGACCAACCACGGCTCCTCGGCCGAGGAGGCGTGCATGGGCGCGGTGCAGAAGCTCGTGCACCTGCTGACGAGCCGGCTCGGCAAGGAGGCGGACCGGCGGCACGGCAGCGAGTCGATCCGGCACCTGCCGGTCGAGGAGGGTCTGGTCTGA
- a CDS encoding benzoate/H(+) symporter BenE family transporter — MAAAEPPTPTTPGTVPATPDAPVRRSLLRDTSVSAVVAGFVAVLVSYTGPFLIVLQAADDAGLSVAETTSWVWAISFGSGLTCLVLSWVTRQPVITAWSTPGAALLVTTLGGYRFSDVVGAYLVAGVVATVLGFSGLFGRLLALVPRQVLSAMLAGVLLPFVLTAALAVGASPLVAGGLVAAFLVGRRVAPRYAVLGGLVVGVLLAVLTGELGNPHVTLRIDGPHLTVPTFDLGAVVGVGLPLLVVTMASQNAPGLTVLRNDGYDPDDRLLVGSTAAVWTALAPFGAHGINLAAITAAICTGREAHHDRRRRYVAGVWCGVFYLALSLVSSGLVALFVAIPGDLVAALAGAALLGALLGATKDSFSGDGPTSEAALLTLAVTASGLTVLTVASPFWGLVAGGLAYVVLTLGRRARADGDGPPDVGRQPWRAAAARRKIVRMSTLTPDDLTYSDVPKESRFEAHTPEGARVGLVGYQRRGGALVITHTEVEDAAAGHGVGSSLARFALDQARSEGVPVVPLCPFVREYVERHPEYADLVQEPPHREG; from the coding sequence ATGGCCGCCGCCGAGCCCCCGACGCCCACCACCCCGGGCACCGTCCCCGCGACCCCGGACGCACCGGTCCGCCGCTCGCTCCTGCGCGACACCTCCGTCTCCGCCGTCGTCGCGGGCTTCGTCGCGGTCCTCGTCTCCTACACCGGGCCGTTCCTCATCGTGCTCCAGGCCGCCGACGACGCGGGGCTCAGCGTCGCCGAGACGACGTCGTGGGTCTGGGCGATCTCGTTCGGCAGCGGCCTGACGTGCCTCGTGCTCAGCTGGGTGACGCGGCAGCCGGTGATCACCGCGTGGTCGACCCCCGGCGCGGCGCTGCTCGTGACCACGCTCGGCGGCTACCGGTTCTCGGACGTCGTCGGCGCGTACCTCGTCGCGGGCGTCGTCGCGACCGTGCTCGGCTTCTCGGGGCTGTTCGGCAGGCTCCTCGCGCTCGTCCCCCGGCAGGTGCTCTCGGCGATGCTCGCGGGGGTCCTGCTGCCGTTCGTGCTCACCGCGGCGCTCGCGGTCGGTGCGTCCCCGCTCGTCGCCGGCGGGCTCGTCGCGGCGTTCCTCGTCGGGCGTCGCGTCGCGCCGCGGTACGCCGTGCTGGGTGGGCTCGTCGTCGGGGTGCTCCTCGCGGTCCTCACCGGGGAGCTCGGGAACCCGCACGTGACGCTGCGGATCGACGGCCCGCACCTCACCGTGCCGACGTTCGACCTCGGCGCGGTCGTGGGCGTCGGGCTGCCGCTGCTCGTCGTCACGATGGCCTCGCAGAACGCGCCCGGGCTGACGGTGCTGCGCAACGACGGCTACGACCCGGACGACCGCCTGCTCGTCGGCTCGACCGCGGCCGTGTGGACCGCTCTCGCGCCGTTCGGGGCGCACGGGATCAACCTCGCGGCGATCACCGCGGCCATCTGCACGGGCCGCGAGGCGCACCACGACCGGCGCCGGCGCTACGTCGCGGGCGTCTGGTGCGGCGTGTTCTACCTCGCGCTGAGCCTCGTGAGCAGCGGGCTCGTCGCCCTGTTCGTCGCGATCCCGGGCGACCTCGTCGCAGCGCTCGCGGGGGCGGCGCTGCTGGGGGCGCTGCTCGGCGCGACCAAGGACTCCTTCTCGGGCGACGGCCCGACGTCGGAGGCGGCGCTCCTGACCCTCGCGGTCACCGCCTCGGGCCTCACCGTGCTGACCGTCGCGTCCCCGTTCTGGGGGCTCGTCGCGGGAGGGCTCGCGTACGTGGTGCTGACGCTGGGCCGCCGGGCGCGGGCCGACGGGGACGGACCTCCGGACGTGGGCCGCCAGCCGTGGCGCGCGGCGGCCGCGCGACGCAAGATCGTCCGCATGAGCACCCTGACCCCGGACGACCTGACCTACTCCGACGTCCCGAAGGAGAGCCGCTTCGAGGCGCACACCCCCGAGGGTGCGCGCGTCGGGCTCGTCGGCTACCAGCGCCGCGGCGGCGCGCTCGTGATCACGCACACCGAGGTCGAGGACGCGGCGGCCGGTCACGGCGTCGGCTCGAGCCTCGCCCGGTTCGCGCTCGACCAGGCCCGCAGCGAGGGCGTGCCGGTCGTGCCGCTGTGCCCGTTCGTGCGCGAGTACGTCGAGCGGCACCCCGAGTACGCGGACCTCGTGCAGGAGCCCCCGCACCGCGAGGGCTGA